A single Neospora caninum Liverpool complete genome, chromosome VIIb DNA region contains:
- a CDS encoding glycerophosphoryl diester phosphodiesterase family domain containing protein, with translation MHVKTASWPHHTFEALLRVVLASSSVLVYFAPAWWRRSAESANFASAAPSPSLASPLAPAISPLHLLLLPACLLLCLAFLLITFLVWGVEYRGVHLWLEFYGPSLYALSLPAVTVCLAGMLAILFAPSHSFGRPRGVIFPSYVPSPVGGHAYSPSAPLLDAALPPQLPRFPAPSQPASSASSRPLPGEREEGLRSQGATESAGEAGTTAAALDSGNGELESTVPPCVSTRRRASALCYGFHGEGAEDSAAEGQACASSAAKWKRAILRLPQWLVLLLLSGLWAFLLAAPFFFPSLFLSPCLLRGPPVSSSANAKRRAKFTGGQETLKHPIFTLGGDTQPSAKSADERRPNVHPWLPEKPLLIGHRGLPELRPENTEVSFHAAEAMGCDGLESDVAVSADGVAFLLHDATFARTTNVAKVFPSRTKTPADLFTWSDVAELNAGEWWLKTDPYGTVKLVDPVMQKEISEQKIPTLEWLMRKAVAANRTLIYDLRCPNCDYNTWGCGTKCVDLTVDLVRKTKCSRYLWWLQDKRKEVKAEFPDVTIVTAADRHFTHDADNLTEVLNVEWVELDASLTKTWKDQGRVAMLDLLCVALLIALLYASMRPPSECPCCLAVDSADASGVLE, from the exons ATGCATGTGAAGACAGCATCGTGGCCACACCACACTTTTGAGGCTCTTCTTCG TGTCGTCTTGGCCAGCAGCAGCGTCCTCGTGTACTTCGCCCCGGCTTGGTGGAGGCGGTCTGCGGAGTCTGCGAATTTTGCTTCCGCCgccccgtcgccctcgctcgcctcgccgcttgCGCCGGCCATCTCGCCTCTTCacttgcttcttctgcctgcgTGTCTGCTGCTGTGTCTAGCGTTCCTCCTGATCACCTTTTTGGTGTGGGGTGTGGAGTACCGGGGAGTGCATCTGTGGCTGGAGTTCTATGGACCGTCTCTCTacgcgctgtctcttccggctGTGACTGTCTGTCTGGCGGGCATGCTGGCCAtcctcttcgctccctcACATTCCTTCGGTCGCCCCCGCGGAGTTATTTTTCCGTCTTACGTGCCAAGCCCCGTCGGTGGTCACGCGTACTCGCCCTCAGCGCCGCTGCTCGATGCCGCCTTGCCtccgcagctgcctcgcttccccgcgccttctcagcctgcctcttccgcgtcttcccgccctcttcctggcgagagagaggaaggtcTCAGAAGCCAAGGAGCAACAGAGTCAGCTGGCGAGGCGGGGACCACAGCCGCAGCGCTTGATTCCGGAAATGGGGAGCTCGAATCGACGGTGCCGCCTTGCGTGTCAACGCGCAGACGCGCGTCCGCGCTCTGCTATGGATTCCACGGCGAGGGCGCAGAAGACAGCGCGGCAGAAGGCCAAgcgtgcgcgtcttccgccgccAAGTGGAAGCGCGCGATACTTCGACTTCCTCAGTGGCTAGTGCTTCTTTTGCTGTCTGGGCTCTGGGCCTTCCTCCTTGCGgcgccgtttttctttccgtcgctTTTCTTGTCCCCCTGTCTGCTTCGTGGCCCacccgtctcttcctccgcaaACGCCAAGAGACGCGCAAAGTTCACTGGAGGACAAGAAACACTGAAACATCCGATCTTCACGCtcggaggagacacacagccaAGTGCGAAAAGTGCAGACGAACGCCGTCCCAACGTGCATCCCTGGCTTCCAGAGAAACCTCTGCTGATTGGACACAGAGGCCTCCCTGAACTCCGTCCAGAAAATACAGA ggTTTCCTTTCACGCTGCAGAAGCCATGGGATGCGATGGCCTCGAATCGGACGTTGCAGTCTCTGCTGACGgcgttgcctttcttctc CACGACGCAACCTTCGCAAGGACAACAAATGTTGCCAaggttttcccttctcggaCCAAAACGCCAGCAGACCTCTTCACGTGGAGCGACGTGGCTGAGCTGAATGCGGGCGAGTGGTGGTTGAAA ACCGACCCGTACGGCACGGTGAAGCTGGTCGATCCTGTCATGCAGAAGGAAATATCGGAGCAAA AGATCCCAACGCTCGAGTGGCTTATGCGCAAGGCAGTCGCCGCGAACCGCACGCTGATCTATGATCTCAGGTGCCCGAACTGCGACTACAACACTTGGGGATGCGGGACGAAATGCGTCGACCTGACCGTCGATCTGGTTCGGAAAACAAAGTGCAGCCGCTATCTCTGGTGGCTGCAAGACAAGAG aaaagaggtgAAGGCGGAGTTTCCGGACGTAACAATCGTCACCGCTGCGGACCGTCACTTCACACACGACGCCGACAACc TGACGGAAGTTCTCAACGTTGAGTGGGTAGAACTCGATGCCAGCTTGACGAAGACGTGGAAGGACCAAG GGCGCGTTGCCATGCTGGATCTTTTGTGCGTCGCCCTACTGATTGCTCTTCTCTACGCTTCCATGCGCCCACCTTCGGAGTGCCCATGTTGTCTCGCCGTCGACAGCGCAGACGCCTCCGGCGTTTTGGAGTAG
- a CDS encoding major facilitator superfamily domain-containing protein, with amino-acid sequence MEGSPRRSVPEASTPGARNLPLSQTARLRETGCELASPASSPRNPRRVTLLGVQGATEPENDGGGAATKTPVSVHPTAALAAGLFLAANPARTHNSLRGSITAAAVTSPRERPSCSEASPPTRDGSRRSAFSVSTDFPRAPISRGHSQDEAEYVFDDRGISSCGSTQLDADDAHCPFQALGGRGAAAARVSCGASTSTGEDCRLYDSGEALGFSPVSASRYVSAQVVVRRRPGGTQRGPGDGADSAASAQLGDRDAAGVPPYMHIDAFPQVTDTENFDHDDLPGAEVVLGSHHPSTPFGLMKEILVAIYMVYAFLTGCVYFGWPSLACMLYKSGAYSWVCEKDENGNYVDDLRGTTEADEPNGEPKYYICDNQDVAVSPLFTICYVTQTLMSVVAGTLLDHVSPKKTAMLGQTLTGIGWLLLACSSERFPAYVASMVFIGLGADTGYLPTLLIATLFPGKRATVITLLGTANTSSFAVPLLLAMLWNNVLSSWTFSQICILYLCAGPVFCFILAALFIPWRAYGKPLPGSEAPQRELEKDCKGNKLSGRNADVHWTDKARGREDAGKRDSLCEGVAPGATRGSFLSRSKTGRRTGNWPGPTSFLQRLLRSLQRLVGLRKSERNGVRAGPDEDGKREHREGGEASLGIRSDHAVGTTREDEGYPGGRRLGETGEDLEGGTGCHFMTCEECADAPLELAPVTEPEKRASTRWRACWANRGSRSGEKDPERLPESGEKLVRDGRSSVGPCCHRGNQVHRADDAPAVVALQVEERSCGVAGEPSFVSQLCSSHFVCIALYWSCQAVATSFFQTAASRLFTTRVVDFMDFALSFSFIPCVLLGKTVDIFGPFPVLILINTAGALVYFLSIVGQSFFPTGANGVHYMAVICFCVYVSIDSEQVFCYVENTFSSRHFGKLSGLALTVGGIISLGSIPLYENVTIRLLKGDALPVAWSIAVVLSVVYVMLGCMWRVRRRNPRAFHSHDDAVPVSRDSEARKQASRVGDQLSLTQTGKTKVEQSDEAERSVEDEGVAEMQKKREMGNQVRSTFGAPRAGFPALPS; translated from the coding sequence ATGGAAGGATCGCCACGTCGATCCGTGCCCGAGGCCTCGACGCCTGGCGCGAGGaacctgcctctctcgcagaCAGCTCGTCTGCGCGAAACGGGTTGCGAGTTGGCGTCTCCTGCATCGAGTCCCCGGAACCCGCGGCGAGTTACGCTACTGGGAGTTCAGGGGGCGACGGAACCGGAGAacgacggcggcggcgctgccaCGAAGACGCCGGTCTCTGTGCATCCGACCGCTGCTCTCGCTGCGGGGCTGTTTCTTGCGGCCAATCCTGCGCGTACGCACAACAGTCTGAGGGGTTCAATCACAGCCGCCGCGGTGACCTCGCCGCGCGAGCGGCCCAGCTGCAGTGAGGCGTCGCCCCCGACTCGCGACGGCAGTCGCCGGTCGgcgttctccgtctccactgACTTCCCCCGGGCGCCTATTTCCCGTGGCCACAGCCAAGATGAGGCGGAGTATGTGTTTGACGACCGAGGCATCTCGTCGTGTGGATCGACGCAACTTGACGCAGACGACGCGCACTGTCCCTTCCAGGCGCTTGGAGGGCgcggcgctgcggcggcgcgtgTCTCTTGTGGGGCGTCGACGAGTACGGGCGAGGACTGCCGCTTGTACGACTCCGGAGAAGCTCTTGGGTTTTCTCCTGTCAGTGCGTCCCGGTACGTCTCGGCCCAGGTCGTGGTCCGCCGGCGGCCTGGAgggacgcagagagggcCGGGCGATGGTGCGGACTCCGCAGCCAGTGCACAGCTGGGGGATCGCGACGCAGCGGGGGTTCCGCCGTACATGCACATTGACGCTTTCCCGCAGGTGACCGACACCGAGAACTTTGACCACGATGACTTGCCGGGTGCCGAGGTTGTGTTGGGTTCCCATCACCCGAGTACCCCTTTCGGGCTCATGAAGGAAATTCTTGTCGCCATCTACATGGTCTACGCCTTCCTGACGGGCTGCGTCTACTTTGGTTGGCCGTCGCTTGCCTGCATGCTGTACAAGTCGGGTGCGTACAGCTGGGTgtgcgagaaagacgagaacgggAACTACGTGGACGATCTTCGAGGGACCACGGAGGCAGATGAACCGAACGGCGAACCGAAATACTACATTTGTGACAACCAAgacgtcgccgtctccccgcTCTTCACGATTTGCTACGTGACTCAAACGCTTATGAGTGTGGTGGCCGGGACGCTGCTGGACCACGTGAgtccgaagaagacggcgatgCTGGGTCAGACGTTAACGGGAATAGGCTGGCTGTTGCTGGCATGCAGCTCTGAACGGTTTCCCGCGTACGTCGCCAGCATGGTTTTCATCGGCTTGGGCGCGGACACGGGATATCTGCCCACCCTCCTCATTGCCACGCTGTTTCCCggcaagagagcgacggtGATAACCTTGCTGGGGACCGCCAACACGTCGAGTTTCGCAGTTCCGCTGCTTCTGGCGATGCTGTGGAACAACGTGCTGTCCTCCTGGACGTTCTCGCAAATCTGCATCTTGTACCTCTGTGCCGGCcccgtcttctgtttcaTTCTCGCCGCCCTGTTCATCCCGTGGCGCGCGTACGGGAAGCCCCTTCCCGGTTCGGAGGCTCCGCAGCGAGAACTGGAAAAGGACTGCAAAGGCAACAAGCTGTctgggagaaacgcggaTGTCCACTGGACTGACAAAgcccgcgggagagaagacgcagggaaacgcgacagtCTGTGTGAGGGCGTTGCTCCCGGCGCAACGAGAGGCTCGTTTCTCAGCCGCAGCAAAACGGGAAGGAGGACGGGGAACTGGCCCGGACCCACGTCGTTCCTTCAGCGacttcttcgctcgctgcAGCGTCTCGTGGGGCtcaggaagagcgaaaggaacGGCGTTCGTGCCGGACCGGATGAGGACGGAAAACGGGAACACAGGGAGGGCGGCGAAGCTTCGTTGGGGATCCGAAGCGACCACGCAGTCGGAACTACTCGAGAAGATGAAGGGTACCCTGGAGGTCGCCGCCTgggcgagacgggagaagaccTCGAGGGGGGAACGGGATGCCATTTCATGACTTGTGAGGAATGTGCCGACGCACCGCTGGAGCTTGCGCCCGTGACGGaaccggagaagagagcgtcgACGCGGTGGCGTGCTTGCTGGGCGAATCGCGGCTCGCGCTCGGGCGAGAAAGACCCAGAGAGACTCCCcgaaagcggcgagaagctggtTAGGGACGGGCGGTCGTCTGTGGGGCCGTGTTGCCATCGGGGGAACCAGGTGCACAGGGCGGACGACGCGCCTGCGGTCGTGGCGCTCCAAGTGGAAGAGCGGAGTTGCGGAGTTGCGGGAGAGCCGTCGTTCGTTTCGCAACTTTGCTCGTCTCATTTTGTGTGCATCGCCTTGTACTGGAGCTGTCAGGCGGTGGCGACGTCCTTCTTCCAAACCGCTGCGTCGCGTCTGTTCACGACACGCGTTGTGGACTTTATGGATTTCGCGCTGTCCTTCAGTTTCATTCCGTGCGTGCTCCTCGGGAAAACCGTCGATATTTTTGGGCCGTTCCCAGTCCTCATTCTGATCAACACGGCGGGGGCCTTGGTGTATTTTTTGTCGATTGTCGGCCAGTCGTTTTTCCCGACGGGGGCAAACGGCGTCCACTACATGGCCGTTATTTGCTTCTGCGTGTACGTGTCCATCGACTCGGAGCAAGTTTTCTGCTACGTCGAAAacaccttttcctctcgccacTTTGGCAAGCTCTCGGGGTTGGCGCTCACCGTGGGAGGGATCATCTCGCTCGGCTCTATCCCGCTGTATGAGAATGTCACCATTCGGTTGCTCAAAGGCGACGCTCTGCCCGTTGCGTGGAGCATCgctgtcgttctctctgtcgtctaCGTGATGCTCGGCTGCATGTGGAGAGTGCGCCGAAGGAATCCGCGGGCTTTCCACTCTCACGACGACGCCGTGCCCGTCAGCAGGGACAGtgaagcgaggaagcaggcTTCGCGCGTGGGGGACCAGCTGAGCTTGACGcagacagggaagacgaaagtgGAGCAGTCagacgaggcggagcgcAGCGTCGAAGACGAAGGTGTAGCGGaaatgcagaagaaaagggagatgGGAAATCAGGTGCGTTCAACATTCGGGGCCCCGCGCGCAGGCTTTCCGGCACTTCCGTCTTGA